One genomic segment of Panicum virgatum strain AP13 chromosome 2N, P.virgatum_v5, whole genome shotgun sequence includes these proteins:
- the LOC120661112 gene encoding protein LIFEGUARD 2-like → MIKYREKHPVNLLLLCLVRFCFSLCIGILTSVFIPIGIAVLQSMILTEVAMINLIIYTFWAALRHYKVTFLLPFLINHLLIFVVYLTIQVNCPLGSANMTAVGCCVTMLFVLFIIHDMDLLIKRHKYKEHIFAAISLYPDLINLVVSFLLSPSK, encoded by the exons ATGATCAAGTACAGGGAGAAGCACCCGGTGAATCTGCTGCTGCTTTGCCTCGTCAGGTTCTGCTTCAGCCTCTGCATCGGCATCCTGACCTCCGTCTTCATCCCAATTG GTATCGCGGTTTTGCAATCTATGATTCTTACAGAAGTTGCTATGATTAACCTCATCATCTACACATTCTGGGCAGCCCTAAGACACTACAAAGTCACCTTCCTGCTCCCCTTCCTGATCAACCATCTCCTCATATTTGTGGTCTACCTGACCATTCAG GTCAATTGTCCTCTGGGAAGCGCCAACATGACCGCAGTCGGTTGCTGTGTCACCATGTTGTTCGTTCTCTTCATCATCCATGACATGGACCTGCTGATCAAGCGTCACAAATACAAGGAGCACATCTTTGCTGCAATATCACTATACCCGGACCTCATCAACCTGGTCGTTTCTTTTCTGTTATCACCCAGTAAATGA
- the LOC120661111 gene encoding NAC domain-containing protein 16-like, translating into MEAPPPRRWPPGFRFSPTDEELVLYFLKRRIVSGRPSPYVADIDVYKSHPSHLPERSALQTGDKQWFFFSRMDRKYPNGSRASRTTGDGYWKATGKDRFICGGGRAVGNKKTLVYHHGRAPRGERTDWVMHEYTLLADALPPAAQGRESYALYKLFQKSGAGPKNGEQYGAPFREEDWLDDDEEGVTAGAPPNPVPNNNNCPATVEEHAIADRELPIEDLDELLPQIGNDEEFGEAQLDFSAPATSHGQSQGWLSEGGDKAEVVDASISSGAGVAAENTCTGLPLGDIEQLLMQMSDDQQNAELFSGLSTSVPQLQLQCDDHQVWLDAHKEPEVCAPDPTTSSGAVVTAECADTEFGDLEGLLLQIANEQDMVEPQSDLSGPIPYHNFNQVGIGDFHESHGAPVGNLSCIVQESTFNPQTEPRSQFPQSNLTNAPFSGETNSFEGTSVPRSVSGLISYNSQDADEEFLEINDFFDLEGVEHSANCTATEHLISATNGMFDNLEYSDAHTFLPGPFDTVGVVAENQFFDFGNTGIQDQGYQYTTEVTTHNQAALNVRSHMKHTHVVLPSHASGTLNLHAANEAPNRSSTASQSWFNAALSALLDSVPSSPALAAEIENSVINKTLQRISSFRSHQASGEENTVINRTLHRISSFRSQQAASEQPSTTRIQVTRGGRLMFISLLVILSAVMWTFTAGSAGSALNFCKGLWKSSSR; encoded by the exons AtggaggccccgccgccgcgccggtggcCGCCGGGATTCCGCTTCAGCCCCACCGACGAGGAACTCGTCCTCTACTTCCTCAAGCGCCGGATCGTCTCTGGCCGCCCCTCCCCCTATGTCGCCGACATCGACGTCTACAAGTCCCACCCCTCCCACCTCCCTG AGAGGTCGGCGCTGCAGACGGGGGACAAGCAGTGGTTCTTCTTCAGCCGGATGGACCGCAAGTACCCCAACGGCTCGCGCGCCAGCCGCACCACTGGCGACGGCTACTGGAAGGCCACGGGGAAGGACCGCTtcatctgcggcggcggccgagcggtGGGGAACAAGAAGACGCTCGTGTACCACCATGGCCGGGCCCCTCGCGGGGAGCGCACGGACTGGGTCATGCACGAGTACACCCTGCTCGCCGACGCGCTCCCGCCTGCCGCGCAGGGGAGGGAGTCCTACGCGCTCTACAAGCTGTTCCAGAAGAGCGGGGCCGGGCCCAAGAACGGCGAGCAGTACGGCGCACCCTTTCGGGAGGAGGATTGGTTGGATGACGATGAGGAGGGAGTGACTGCGGGTGCTCCTCCTAATCCCGTTCCTAACAACAATAATTGTCCTGCTACCGTGGAGGAGCACGCAATTGCTGACCGTGAACTTCCGATTGAGGATCTTGACGAGCTCCTGCCACAAATTGGAAATGATGAGGAGTTTGGTGAAGCACAGCTTGATTTCTCGGCACCTGCTACTTCCCATGGTCAAAGTCAGGGTTGGCTTAGTGAGGGGGGTGACAAGGCTGAGGTCGTGGATGCTTCCATCAGTAGTGGTGCTGGGGTAGCTGCAGAGAATACGTGCACTGGTCTCCCTCTTGGGGATATTGAGCAGCTCCTGATGCAAATGTCTGATGATCAGCAAAACGCTGAATTGTTCTCAGGTTTGTCAACATCAGTTCCACAACTACAGCTTCAGTGTGACGATCATCAGGTATGGCTTGATGCACACAAGGAGCCAGAAGTTTGTGCTCCGGATCCTACCACCAGCAGTGGTGCCGTGGTAACAGCAGAATGTGCTGACACAGAGTTTGGGGATCTTGAAGGGCTTCTGCTGCAAATAGCCAATGAGCAGGACATGGTTGAACCTCAATCAGATCTGTCTGGACCAATTCCATATCATAACTTCAACCAG GTCGGCATTGGGGATTTCCATGAATCTCATGGTGCTCCGGTTGGTAATCTTTCTTGTATAGTTCAAGAAAGTACATTTAATCCACAAACTGAGCCAAGAAGCCAATTTCCACAGTCTAATCTAACCAATGCGCCATTTAGCGGAGAAACAAATTCTTTTGAAGGGACAAGTGTGCCACGATCTGTGTCAGGTTTAATCAGTTACAATAGCCAGGATGCTGATGAGGAGTTCCTTGAAATCAATGATTTCTTCGATCTGGAGGGTGTAGAACATAGTGCAAATTGTACAGCAACTGAGCACTTGATATCGGCAACAAATGGGATGTTTGACAATTTGGAATACTCTGATGCTCATACTTTTTTACCTGGTCCATTTGACACAGTGGGAGTGGTAGCTGAAAATCAATTTTTTGATTTTGGTAACACTGGAATTCAGGACCAGGGATATCAGTATACAACAGAAGTAACAACACACAATCAGGCCGCTCTTAATGTGCGGAGCCACATGAAGCATACTCATGTTGTCTTACCCTCACATGCATCAG GCACTCTAAATCTTCATGCGGCCAATGAGGCACCTAACAGGAGTTCAACTGCTTCACAATCATGGTTCAATGCTGCTCTATCAGCCTTGCTGGACTCTGTACCTAGCAGTCCAGCATTGGCTGCTGAAATTGAAAATTCTGTTATCAACAAAACACTCCAGCGCATCTCTAGCTTCAGATCACATCAAGCTTCAGGTGAAGAAAACACAGTTATCAACAGAACACTTCATCGCATCTCTAGCTTCAGGTCACAGCAAGCTGCAAGTGAACAACCAAGCACCACAAGGATTCAGGTTACAAGAGGTGGCCGACTGATGTTTATCTCTCTACTGGTTATACTTTCTGCTGTTATGTGGACCTTTACTGCTGGCAGTGCTGGGTCTGCACTCAATTTCTGCAAGGGGTTATGGAAATCGTCTTCTAGGTGA